A stretch of the Streptomyces sp. NBC_00078 genome encodes the following:
- a CDS encoding SpoIIE family protein phosphatase: protein MSFERPQPGAAPADPRGALLHTPTPAPSAPAAALPAQGRTGETPSTPGTATPCSKGKDPASPSSDISGPEHSQPAAVEPGAHRPRPVPESIPDQPGTQQDRTQDAGGQERRTGQGLLPGRPAPMRRDGDRLRFVGAATRRIARGIDLDEIVMGLCRATVPTFSDAILVYLRDPLPVGDERPTGPLLLRLRRTDRIPPERDTEGGFSPALQPEPHEVSELDTVGAELCEVRPGSALADVLRGVRPVFTDAPAARAALPELLGEGGEFAVPGGQRAILAPLRGRRRVIGAALFLRRPERIAFEADDLLVAAQLATHSALGIDKAVLYGREAYIADELQRTMLPETLPRPTGVRLASRYLPAAETARVGGDWYDAIPLPGSRVALVVGDVMGHSMTSAAIMGQLRTTAQTLAGLDLPPQEVLHHLDEQAQRLGTDRMATCLYAVYDPVSHRITIANAGHPPPVLLHLGGRAEVLRVPPGAPIGVGGVDFEAVELDAPAGATLLLYTDGLVESRLRDVWTGIEQLREKLAATAQLTGPDHPPPLEALCDEVLDMLGPGDRDDDIALLAARFDGIAPSDVAYWFLEPEDAAPGRARRLARRALSRWGMEDMSDSVELLVSEVVTNAVRYATRPVTLRLLRTDVLRCEVGDDVPQLPRLRQARATDEGGRGLYLVNKLARRWGATRLSTGKVVWFELGRSAPQG from the coding sequence ATGTCCTTCGAGCGCCCACAGCCGGGCGCCGCCCCCGCGGACCCCCGCGGGGCGCTCCTGCACACCCCGACGCCGGCGCCCTCCGCCCCCGCAGCCGCCTTACCGGCACAGGGTCGCACCGGGGAGACACCGTCGACGCCGGGTACGGCCACGCCGTGCAGCAAGGGAAAGGATCCGGCCTCGCCCTCCTCCGACATCAGCGGCCCCGAGCACTCGCAGCCCGCCGCCGTGGAACCGGGCGCCCATCGCCCGCGGCCCGTGCCCGAGTCCATCCCGGACCAGCCCGGGACCCAGCAGGACCGGACGCAGGACGCCGGCGGCCAGGAGCGGCGTACCGGGCAGGGACTGCTTCCGGGGCGGCCCGCGCCCATGCGACGGGACGGCGACCGGTTGCGCTTCGTGGGCGCCGCGACGCGGCGGATCGCCCGCGGCATCGACCTCGACGAGATCGTCATGGGGCTGTGCCGGGCGACCGTGCCGACGTTCTCCGACGCGATCCTCGTCTATCTGCGCGACCCGCTGCCCGTCGGCGACGAGCGCCCCACCGGCCCGCTGCTGCTGCGCCTGAGGCGCACCGACCGGATTCCGCCGGAGCGGGACACCGAGGGCGGGTTCTCGCCGGCCCTGCAGCCGGAGCCGCACGAGGTCTCGGAGCTGGACACGGTCGGCGCCGAACTGTGCGAGGTGCGGCCGGGCAGCGCCCTGGCCGACGTGCTGCGCGGGGTACGCCCGGTCTTCACCGACGCGCCCGCCGCCCGCGCCGCCCTGCCCGAACTTCTGGGCGAGGGTGGAGAGTTCGCCGTACCGGGCGGTCAGCGCGCGATCCTCGCCCCGCTGCGCGGCCGGCGCCGTGTGATCGGCGCCGCGCTCTTCCTGCGCCGCCCCGAGCGCATCGCCTTCGAGGCCGACGACCTCCTGGTCGCCGCCCAGCTCGCCACACACAGCGCGCTCGGCATCGACAAGGCGGTGCTGTATGGCCGCGAGGCGTACATCGCCGACGAGCTGCAGCGCACCATGCTGCCCGAGACGCTGCCGCGCCCCACGGGCGTACGCCTCGCGTCCCGTTATCTGCCCGCCGCCGAGACCGCGCGGGTGGGCGGCGACTGGTACGACGCCATCCCGCTGCCGGGCAGCCGCGTGGCCCTCGTCGTCGGCGACGTGATGGGCCACTCCATGACGTCGGCGGCCATCATGGGCCAGCTGCGCACCACCGCCCAGACCCTGGCCGGCCTGGACCTGCCCCCGCAGGAGGTGCTGCACCACCTCGACGAACAGGCGCAGCGCCTGGGCACCGACCGTATGGCGACCTGCCTGTACGCCGTCTACGACCCGGTCTCGCACCGCATCACCATCGCCAACGCCGGCCATCCGCCGCCGGTCCTGCTGCACCTGGGCGGCCGCGCCGAGGTGCTGCGGGTGCCGCCGGGGGCGCCGATCGGTGTGGGCGGCGTCGACTTCGAGGCCGTCGAGCTCGACGCGCCGGCCGGGGCGACCCTGCTCCTCTACACCGACGGGCTGGTGGAGTCCCGTCTGCGGGACGTGTGGACCGGGATAGAGCAGCTGCGCGAGAAGCTCGCCGCGACCGCGCAGCTGACCGGCCCCGACCATCCGCCGCCACTCGAAGCCCTGTGCGACGAGGTCCTCGACATGCTCGGTCCGGGCGACCGGGACGACGACATCGCGCTGCTCGCCGCCCGCTTCGACGGGATCGCGCCGAGCGACGTGGCGTACTGGTTCCTGGAGCCGGAGGACGCGGCGCCCGGCCGGGCCCGCCGACTCGCCCGGCGCGCGCTGTCCCGGTGGGGCATGGAGGACATGAGCGACTCCGTGGAGCTGCTCGTCAGCGAGGTCGTGACCAACGCGGTGCGGTACGCGACCCGGCCGGTCACGCTGCGTCTGCTGCGCACCGACGTGCTGCGGTGCGAGGTCGGCGACGACGTGCCGCAGCTGCCGCGGCTGAGGCAGGCGCGGGCCACCGACGAGGGCGGACGCGGCCTGTACCTGGTGAACAAGCTGGCCCGGCGGTGGGGGGCGACGCGGCTGAGCACCGGGAAAGTGGTCTGGTTCGAGCTCGGCAGGAGCGCTCCGCAGGGCTGA
- a CDS encoding DUF402 domain-containing protein, whose translation MADGGAVRAEVEAGGSTGFWAAGTQILWRYRENGGKRCHIARPVTVVRDDAEVLAVWLAPGTECVKPVLADGTPVHVEPLETRYTKPRTVQFDRWFGTGVLKLARPGEPWSVWLFWEPGWRFKNWYVNLESPLVRWEGGVDSEDHFLDISVHPDRSWHWRDEDEFAQAQRDGLVDATVAERVREAGRAAVEVIRAWGPPFSDGWQHWRPDPSWAVPSLPEDWDRTPAHVSS comes from the coding sequence ATGGCGGACGGTGGAGCGGTGAGAGCGGAAGTGGAAGCGGGCGGATCGACGGGCTTCTGGGCCGCCGGGACCCAGATCCTGTGGCGGTACCGGGAGAACGGCGGCAAACGCTGCCACATCGCCCGCCCCGTCACCGTCGTCCGCGACGACGCCGAAGTGCTCGCCGTCTGGCTGGCGCCGGGCACCGAGTGTGTGAAGCCGGTGCTGGCCGACGGTACGCCTGTGCACGTGGAACCGCTCGAAACCCGCTACACCAAGCCCCGCACGGTCCAGTTCGACCGCTGGTTCGGCACGGGCGTGCTGAAGCTTGCCCGGCCCGGCGAGCCCTGGTCGGTGTGGCTGTTCTGGGAGCCGGGCTGGCGGTTCAAGAACTGGTACGTGAATCTTGAGTCGCCGCTGGTGCGGTGGGAGGGCGGGGTCGACTCCGAGGATCACTTCCTGGACATCTCGGTGCACCCGGACCGCAGTTGGCACTGGCGGGACGAGGACGAGTTCGCGCAGGCCCAGCGGGACGGACTGGTGGACGCCACGGTCGCCGAACGGGTGCGGGAGGCGGGGCGGGCCGCGGTGGAGGTGATCCGCGCCTGGGGCCCGCCGTTCTCGGACGGCTGGCAGCACTGGCGCCCGGATCCGTCCTGGGCTGTACCGTCTTTGCCGGAGGACTGGGACCGTACGCCCGCGCACGTGTCCTCATGA
- a CDS encoding PadR family transcriptional regulator, which yields MSIGHTLLGLLESGPRHGYDLKRAFDDKFGHDRPLHYGQVYSTMSRLLKNGLVEVDGIEAGGGPERKRYAITGAGITDVERWLATPETPEPYLQSTLYTKVVLALLTHRDAADILDTQRSEHLRMMRILTDRKRKGDLADQLICDHALFHLEADLRWLELTAARLDKLAEVVTR from the coding sequence ATGTCCATCGGTCACACTCTCCTAGGGCTCCTGGAGTCCGGGCCCCGCCACGGCTACGACCTCAAGCGGGCCTTCGACGACAAGTTCGGTCACGACCGGCCGCTGCACTACGGCCAGGTCTACTCGACCATGTCCCGCCTGCTGAAGAACGGTCTCGTCGAGGTCGACGGAATCGAGGCAGGGGGCGGTCCCGAGCGCAAGCGGTACGCCATCACCGGCGCGGGGATCACCGACGTGGAGCGCTGGCTCGCGACACCGGAAACGCCCGAGCCTTATCTGCAGTCCACGCTGTACACCAAGGTCGTCCTCGCGCTGCTCACCCACCGAGACGCGGCCGACATCCTCGACACGCAGCGCTCCGAGCACCTGCGCATGATGCGGATCCTGACCGACCGGAAGCGGAAGGGGGACCTGGCCGACCAGCTGATCTGCGACCACGCCCTGTTCCACCTCGAAGCCGATCTGCGCTGGCTGGAACTGACCGCCGCGCGCCTCGACAAGCTCGCGGAAGTGGTGACCCGATGA
- a CDS encoding ABC transporter permease: MKARQWADDLAMGLRFAFAGGREGWTRALLTAVGVGLGVALLLLTTAIPSALSERNHRSNARSDFTYSGKVLPKADDTLIVGATDTTFHGADVRGRLLEREGARAPMPPGIGKFPAKGEMVVSPALKKLLASDYGRLLRERIPYRAVGTIDDSGLIGPAELTYYAGASGLEDHLTGGRVERINYFGPSSGNQEDALDPILILLITIIFVVLLLPVSVFIAAAVRFGGEQRDRRLAALRLVGADGRMARRIAGGEALAGALLGLVLGTVFFFTGRQLAALLEVRDISVFPSDLNPSPALVALVGVAVPAAAVLVTLFALRGVVIEPLGVVRTAKPPRRRLWWRLLLPLGGLALLYPMVGQGNSNGDFNQWMVIGGTVLLLIGVTALLPWIVEAVVARLNSGSVSWQLAVRRLQLSSGSAARMVNGIAVAVAGAIALQMLFAGVEHDYTKTTKNDLDRAQMEISVRGDVPLSEVDRTLSGTQGVSRVTAISQGSVGNAPMNPDNEMEMAAGSCAQLRELARLTSCRDGDVFRIVGDQYGSDTKKLISTGRTLYFDPAYSGTSHHTAAWKVPSGVKSAAQREDPTGYERGGLLITPGALPAAAKAGLTQKVYLSLNRSVADADEYARNTAARLDPLADVFNLTSTKESLQFRPIRTGLFVGATCVLLLIGASLLVSQLEQLRERKKLLSSLVAFGTRRRTLSLSVLWQTAIPIALGLLLASVVGLTLGAVLLKMTGESVTVDWASVLAMTGIGAGVVLGVTLLSLPPLLRLMRPDGLRTE; the protein is encoded by the coding sequence ATGAAGGCACGGCAGTGGGCCGACGATCTGGCCATGGGACTGCGGTTCGCCTTCGCCGGCGGACGTGAGGGCTGGACCCGGGCCCTGCTGACGGCCGTCGGCGTCGGGCTCGGCGTGGCACTGCTGCTGCTGACGACGGCGATACCGAGCGCACTGTCCGAGCGCAACCACCGCTCAAACGCCCGCAGCGACTTCACGTACAGCGGGAAGGTGCTGCCCAAGGCGGACGACACGCTGATCGTCGGCGCCACCGACACGACGTTCCACGGCGCGGACGTACGCGGCCGGCTCCTGGAGCGGGAGGGGGCGCGGGCGCCGATGCCCCCGGGCATCGGAAAGTTCCCGGCGAAGGGCGAGATGGTCGTCTCGCCCGCGCTGAAGAAGCTGCTCGCGTCGGACTACGGCAGGCTGCTGCGCGAGCGCATCCCCTACCGCGCCGTCGGCACCATCGACGACTCGGGGCTGATCGGTCCCGCCGAACTCACCTACTACGCGGGCGCATCGGGCCTGGAGGACCATCTGACCGGTGGCCGCGTGGAGCGCATCAACTACTTCGGGCCCTCTTCCGGGAACCAGGAGGACGCGCTGGACCCGATCCTGATCCTGCTCATCACGATCATCTTCGTAGTGCTGCTCCTGCCCGTCAGCGTGTTCATCGCCGCGGCCGTCCGTTTCGGCGGCGAACAGCGCGACCGTCGGCTCGCGGCGCTGCGGCTGGTCGGCGCGGACGGCAGGATGGCCCGCCGGATCGCGGGCGGCGAGGCGCTCGCCGGGGCGCTGCTCGGGCTCGTCCTCGGCACCGTCTTCTTCTTCACCGGACGTCAGCTGGCGGCCCTGCTGGAGGTACGGGACATCAGCGTGTTCCCGAGCGACCTCAACCCGTCGCCCGCGCTCGTCGCCCTCGTCGGCGTCGCCGTACCGGCCGCGGCCGTCCTGGTGACGCTGTTCGCGCTGCGCGGGGTCGTCATCGAGCCGCTGGGCGTGGTGCGTACGGCGAAGCCGCCGCGGCGCCGGCTGTGGTGGCGGCTGCTGCTGCCGCTGGGCGGCCTGGCGCTGCTCTACCCGATGGTGGGGCAGGGCAACTCCAACGGCGACTTCAACCAGTGGATGGTGATCGGCGGCACGGTGCTGCTGCTGATCGGCGTCACCGCCCTGCTGCCGTGGATCGTCGAGGCCGTGGTCGCCCGGCTTAACTCAGGCTCGGTCTCCTGGCAACTGGCCGTCCGCAGACTGCAGTTGAGCAGTGGCTCGGCCGCGCGCATGGTCAACGGCATCGCGGTCGCGGTGGCCGGCGCGATCGCACTGCAGATGCTGTTCGCCGGGGTCGAGCACGACTACACCAAGACGACGAAGAACGACCTCGACCGGGCGCAGATGGAGATCTCCGTACGCGGTGACGTACCCCTGTCGGAGGTGGACCGCACGCTCTCCGGGACACAGGGCGTGAGCCGGGTGACGGCGATCTCGCAGGGTTCGGTCGGGAACGCGCCGATGAACCCGGACAACGAGATGGAGATGGCCGCCGGCAGCTGCGCGCAGCTGCGCGAGCTGGCCCGGCTGACGTCCTGCCGGGACGGCGACGTCTTCCGCATCGTCGGCGACCAGTACGGCAGCGACACGAAGAAACTGATCTCGACGGGCCGCACCCTGTACTTCGACCCGGCGTACAGCGGTACGTCCCACCACACGGCGGCCTGGAAGGTGCCCTCCGGTGTGAAGTCGGCGGCACAGCGCGAGGACCCGACCGGCTATGAGCGCGGTGGCCTGCTCATCACCCCGGGCGCGCTGCCCGCGGCGGCGAAGGCCGGCCTGACCCAGAAGGTGTACCTCTCGCTGAACCGGTCGGTGGCGGACGCCGACGAGTACGCGCGCAACACCGCGGCTCGGCTGGATCCGCTGGCGGACGTGTTCAACCTGACGTCCACCAAGGAATCGCTGCAGTTCCGGCCGATCCGCACCGGGCTGTTCGTCGGTGCCACCTGCGTCCTGCTGCTGATCGGCGCGAGCCTGCTGGTCTCCCAGCTGGAGCAGCTGCGCGAGCGCAAGAAGCTGCTGTCGTCGCTGGTCGCCTTCGGGACCCGGCGCCGCACGCTGAGCCTGTCGGTGCTGTGGCAGACGGCGATCCCCATCGCGCTGGGTCTGCTGCTGGCGTCGGTGGTCGGACTGACGCTGGGCGCGGTGCTGCTGAAGATGACCGGCGAATCGGTGACCGTCGACTGGGCGAGCGTGCTCGCGATGACGGGCATCGGCGCCGGGGTCGTCCTCGGCGTGACCCTGCTCAGCCTGCCGCCGTTGCTGCGGCTGATGCGGCCGGACGGTCTGCGCACCGAGTGA
- a CDS encoding SPFH domain-containing protein, translating to MSAHDSTPAADIPEMPTPRVRETAAHSIGGALALLLGLLGLLAAVALFVAASVNPAFAVGGVVVLVAAVISLRGLNTVAPGEARVVQLFGRYRGTIRQDGLRWVNPFTSRTKISTRVRNHETAVLKVNDAYGNPIELAAVVVWKVRDTAQATFEVDNYLDFVATQTEAAVRHIAIEYPYDSHDEGGLSLRGNAEEITEKLAIELHARVEAAGVQIIESRFTHLAYAPEIASAMLQRQQAGAIVAARRQIVDGAVGMVEAALARISVGAPPTPIRQWGRDIVELDEERKAAMVSNLMVVLCGDRAPQPVLNTGALYQ from the coding sequence ATGTCCGCACACGACTCCACACCCGCCGCCGACATACCCGAGATGCCCACGCCACGCGTGCGGGAGACGGCCGCGCACAGCATCGGCGGCGCGCTCGCGCTGCTGCTCGGGCTGCTCGGCCTGCTGGCCGCGGTCGCCCTGTTCGTGGCCGCGTCGGTGAACCCCGCCTTCGCCGTCGGCGGTGTCGTCGTCCTCGTCGCCGCGGTGATCTCGCTGCGCGGACTCAACACCGTGGCACCGGGCGAGGCCCGGGTCGTCCAGCTCTTCGGCCGCTACCGCGGAACGATCCGCCAGGACGGGCTGCGCTGGGTGAACCCGTTCACCTCGCGCACGAAGATCTCCACTCGCGTTCGCAACCACGAGACCGCCGTCCTCAAGGTCAACGACGCCTACGGCAACCCGATCGAGCTCGCCGCGGTCGTGGTCTGGAAGGTGCGGGACACCGCGCAGGCCACGTTCGAGGTGGACAACTACCTGGATTTCGTCGCCACCCAGACGGAGGCCGCGGTACGGCACATCGCCATCGAGTACCCCTACGACTCCCACGACGAGGGCGGGCTCTCGCTGCGCGGCAACGCGGAGGAGATCACCGAGAAGCTGGCCATCGAGCTGCACGCGCGCGTGGAGGCCGCCGGTGTGCAGATCATCGAGTCGCGCTTCACACACCTCGCGTACGCTCCCGAGATCGCCTCGGCGATGCTCCAGCGGCAGCAGGCGGGGGCGATCGTCGCGGCCCGGCGGCAGATCGTGGACGGTGCGGTGGGCATGGTCGAGGCGGCGCTCGCGCGGATCTCCGTGGGGGCACCTCCCACGCCCATTAGGCAGTGGGGGAGGGACATCGTGGAGCTGGACGAGGAGCGGAAGGCGGCGATGGTGTCCAATCTCATGGTGGTGCTGTGCGGGGACCGCGCACCGCAGCCCGTCCTCAACACCGGGGCCTTGTACCAGTGA
- a CDS encoding transglycosylase domain-containing protein produces MGRAEDRRARQRGGRRAAPTRSSTASISTASAEEPVTVVGGRAAARRAAQGKGRAKGKAKAGKDGRSFIRRLFTWKKIVGTFFGVCLLSMGAFIALYMMIGIPKGNADAELQSNVYKYSDGSLLTRDGQRNREIVDLANVPKPVQKTFVAAENKTFYKDNGVDLKGTARGLLNTLSGKGAQGGSTITQQYVKNYYLTQNQTVTRKLKELVISLKLDRTKSKDYILAGYINTSYYGRGAYGIQAAAQAYYGKDAQKLTVAQGAYLAALLQAPNQYDLAIATDTGKKLVQARWNYVLDNMVGQGWLDKTKREGMTFPKLKAPKAAPGMGGQTGYLVDAANNQLAKQLVAQGTSDNINDALNLVKAGGWTITLNIDKKKQAELEKAAKSQLTSKLDPKKRSVDADVQAGAASVNPKTGAVVAMYGGKSYYQHFRNNATRTDYQPASTFKPVILAAALDEDAKTQSGKPITANTVYDGTSKRQVLDNGTKVGFAPENEDDQNYGNITVQTAMNKSVNSVFAQMGVDVGMDKVLKVASQMGMDTANLRSVPAQTLGTMGASPLQMAGVYATLDNHGRQVTPTIIKSVENSRRSVTLPNPIGGQVVSPEAADSVTSVLTGVVDDGTAKVSVRDSSHRDGRKVAGKTGTSDENRSAWFTGYTPDLVTSVGLFGESKKNGAQVSMYKAGGFDRVNGGGFPAQIWATYTFGVSATGLTFDLNTTQGAAVQPTYTPTPSPTPSPTPSQTPTSASPSQTPSKSPSQTPSQSPSQTPTQSPTGPTPTPTDGQGPVDPLNPNDRQ; encoded by the coding sequence ATGGGACGAGCGGAAGACAGACGAGCGCGACAGCGCGGTGGCCGCCGCGCGGCGCCCACGCGCTCGTCCACGGCATCCATATCCACCGCGTCGGCGGAGGAGCCGGTCACGGTCGTCGGCGGCCGGGCCGCGGCGCGCCGGGCGGCCCAGGGCAAGGGCAGGGCCAAGGGCAAGGCCAAGGCGGGCAAGGACGGCAGGAGCTTCATACGCCGGCTGTTCACCTGGAAGAAGATCGTCGGAACCTTCTTCGGGGTGTGCCTGCTCAGCATGGGTGCGTTCATCGCGCTGTACATGATGATCGGCATACCCAAGGGCAACGCCGACGCCGAGCTGCAGAGCAACGTCTACAAGTACAGCGACGGCTCGCTGCTGACCCGTGACGGTCAGCGCAACCGCGAGATCGTGGACCTGGCCAATGTGCCCAAGCCCGTCCAGAAGACGTTCGTCGCCGCCGAGAACAAGACCTTCTACAAGGACAACGGCGTCGACCTCAAGGGCACCGCCCGCGGTCTGCTCAACACGCTGTCCGGCAAGGGCGCGCAGGGCGGTTCGACGATCACCCAGCAGTACGTCAAGAACTACTACCTGACGCAGAACCAGACCGTCACGCGCAAGCTGAAGGAACTGGTCATCTCGCTGAAGCTGGACCGCACGAAGTCCAAGGACTACATCCTCGCCGGCTACATCAACACCAGCTACTACGGCCGCGGCGCCTACGGCATCCAGGCCGCGGCGCAGGCCTACTACGGCAAAGACGCCCAGAAGCTCACGGTCGCGCAGGGCGCCTACCTCGCCGCGCTGCTGCAGGCACCGAACCAGTACGACCTGGCGATCGCGACCGACACCGGCAAGAAGCTGGTGCAGGCCCGCTGGAACTACGTCCTGGACAACATGGTCGGGCAGGGCTGGCTGGACAAGACGAAGCGCGAGGGCATGACGTTCCCGAAGCTCAAGGCGCCCAAGGCCGCGCCCGGCATGGGCGGCCAGACCGGCTATCTCGTGGACGCGGCCAACAACCAGCTGGCCAAGCAGCTGGTCGCCCAGGGCACCTCCGACAACATCAACGACGCCCTGAACCTGGTCAAGGCCGGCGGCTGGACCATCACGCTCAACATCGACAAGAAGAAGCAGGCGGAGCTGGAGAAGGCCGCCAAGTCGCAGCTGACCAGCAAGCTCGACCCGAAGAAGCGCTCGGTCGACGCGGACGTCCAGGCCGGTGCCGCGTCCGTGAACCCGAAGACGGGCGCCGTCGTCGCGATGTACGGCGGCAAGAGTTACTACCAGCACTTCCGCAACAACGCGACCCGCACGGACTACCAGCCCGCCTCGACGTTCAAGCCGGTGATCCTCGCCGCCGCCCTGGACGAGGACGCCAAGACACAGAGCGGCAAGCCGATCACGGCGAACACGGTCTACGACGGCACCAGCAAGCGCCAGGTCCTGGACAACGGCACCAAGGTCGGGTTCGCCCCGGAGAACGAGGACGACCAGAACTACGGCAACATCACCGTCCAGACGGCCATGAACAAGTCCGTCAACTCCGTCTTCGCACAGATGGGCGTCGACGTCGGCATGGACAAGGTGCTCAAGGTCGCGAGCCAGATGGGCATGGACACCGCCAACCTCAGGTCCGTACCCGCGCAGACCCTCGGCACCATGGGCGCGAGCCCGCTGCAGATGGCCGGCGTGTACGCGACCCTCGACAACCACGGCAGGCAGGTCACGCCGACCATCATCAAGTCGGTGGAGAACAGCAGGCGTTCGGTCACCCTGCCGAACCCGATCGGCGGCCAGGTCGTCAGCCCTGAGGCCGCCGACTCGGTCACCTCCGTGCTGACCGGCGTGGTCGACGACGGTACGGCCAAGGTGTCGGTGCGGGACAGTTCCCACCGCGACGGCCGCAAGGTCGCCGGCAAGACGGGTACGTCCGACGAGAACCGCTCGGCCTGGTTCACCGGCTACACACCCGACCTGGTCACCTCGGTCGGCCTGTTCGGCGAGTCCAAGAAGAACGGCGCGCAGGTCTCGATGTACAAGGCGGGCGGCTTCGACCGCGTCAACGGCGGTGGCTTCCCGGCGCAGATCTGGGCGACGTACACCTTCGGCGTCTCCGCCACGGGCCTCACGTTCGACCTGAACACCACGCAGGGTGCGGCGGTGCAGCCGACGTACACGCCGACGCCCAGCCCGACGCCCAGCCCGACGCCGTCGCAGACACCGACGAGCGCGTCACCGTCGCAGACTCCGTCCAAGTCGCCCTCGCAGACTCCGTCCCAGAGCCCGTCCCAGACGCCCACACAGAGTCCTACGGGGCCGACGCCGACGCCCACGGACGGACAGGGCCCGGTCGATCCGCTCAACCCGAACGACCGGCAGTAA
- a CDS encoding ABC transporter ATP-binding protein — protein sequence MTPAGSLLVADELRKAYGPTVALDGAEFSIHPGEVVAVMGPSGSGKSTLLHCLAGIVTPDSGSITYNGHEMATMSDAQRSALRRSEFGFVFQFGQLVPELTCVENVALPLRLNGTPRKEAERTALTWMERLEVDGLRKKRPGEVSGGQGQRVAVARALVTSPRMLFADEPTGALDSLNGERVMDLLTDAARSTNAAVVLVTHEARVAAYSDREIVVRDGKSRDMERAA from the coding sequence ATGACTCCCGCAGGTTCTCTGCTCGTCGCTGACGAGCTGCGCAAGGCCTACGGGCCGACCGTCGCACTCGACGGTGCCGAGTTCTCCATCCACCCCGGCGAGGTCGTCGCCGTGATGGGCCCCTCGGGTTCCGGCAAGTCGACCCTGCTGCACTGTCTCGCCGGGATCGTGACGCCCGACTCGGGCTCGATCACGTACAACGGGCACGAGATGGCGACCATGAGCGACGCCCAGCGCAGTGCGCTGCGACGCTCCGAGTTCGGGTTCGTGTTCCAGTTCGGGCAGCTCGTGCCGGAGCTGACGTGCGTGGAGAACGTCGCACTGCCGCTCAGGCTGAACGGCACCCCCCGCAAGGAGGCCGAGCGGACCGCGCTGACGTGGATGGAGCGCCTTGAGGTCGACGGCCTGAGGAAGAAGCGGCCCGGTGAGGTATCCGGCGGCCAGGGGCAGCGCGTCGCCGTCGCCCGGGCCCTGGTCACCAGCCCCCGGATGCTGTTCGCGGACGAGCCGACCGGCGCGCTCGACTCGCTCAACGGCGAGCGCGTGATGGATCTGCTCACCGACGCCGCCCGGTCCACCAACGCCGCCGTCGTCCTCGTCACGCACGAGGCACGGGTGGCCGCGTACTCGGACCGCGAGATCGTCGTCCGGGACGGGAAGTCCCGGGACATGGAGCGGGCGGCATGA